One stretch of Centroberyx gerrardi isolate f3 chromosome 13, fCenGer3.hap1.cur.20231027, whole genome shotgun sequence DNA includes these proteins:
- the sugp1 gene encoding SURP and G-patch domain-containing protein 1 encodes MEASDTGRGGWKSKSVKPQKNKMSLNILRQEELIAQKKREIEAKLAEQAKKSVQTPSKPLPQSTSPSPQGTSNKFANDGSFLQQFMKMQKDKSTTGSTGETKTPSTPSSGGTSLHKKSILVGKRPGLGISSMLSQFKNYSQSKKNPVLSQRPSVFCSPDGEDEEEDADDDSGFLEMKVSPPEDSDTRLILDKMASFVAEGGPELERKAKEDYKDNPVFTFLYDKNSRDYLYYRKRVAEFRKALPKPENTSHNVSPPVDEETQQVAEKLAKFVAEGGPEVEAIAAENNRDNPAFSFLYDHQSPAFHFYKEKMEEYRQAAASQGSSSPAAESGIEVQRQSAPPLPGVPPPPPSLPQYPHLASQVISTSLPHSQEAETPPVKRKRKSRWGSEDDKVELPIPPIIIPQEVDYVDPNTPSLSAQELRGLGYKKGKPLGLVGVTELSEDQKKQLKEQQEMQEMYDMIMKHKRAMAEMQVMWEKAMRDHQHEYDSDEEVDHEAGTWEHRLRQMEMEKTREWAESLTEMGKGKHFIGDFLPPEELDKFMETFKALKEGRDPDYSEYKEFKLTVENLGFRMLMKMGWKEGEGLGNEGQGIKAPVNKGTTAVNGAGFGVDRPAELTGNDDEYDAFRKRMMLAYRFRPNPLNNPRRPYY; translated from the exons ATGGAGGCTAGCGATACAG GACGAGGAGGCTGGAAGTCAAAGTCTGTCAAAccgcagaaaaacaaaatgagtttGAACATTCTCCGTCAAGAGGAGCTTATAGctcagaagaagagggagattGAGGCCAAGTTGGCAGAGCAAGCAAAAAAGAGTGTGCAAACCCCTAGCAAGCCCTTGCCTCAAAG TACTTCTCCCAGTCCCCAAGGAACCTCAAACAAGTTTGCAAATGATGGGAGCTTCTTACAACAGTTCATGAAGATGCAGAAGGATAAATCCACCACTG GTTCCACCGGTGAAACCAAAACTCCCTCTACTCCATCATCAGGAGGAACCTCGCTGCATAAAAAGAGTATTCTCGTAGGCAAGCGGCCTGGCCTAGGAATCAGTAGCATGCTTAGTCAGTTCAAGAACTACTCCCAGTCCAAGAAGAACCCAGTCCTCAGCCAGAGGCCGAGTGTATTTTGTTCTCCAGATGgtgaagatgaggaagaagatgCTGATGATGACTCCGGCTTCCTAGAGATGAAAG TCTCTCCCCCAGAGGACTCAGACACCAGACTCATTCTGGACAAGATGGCCTCTTTTGTGGCAGAGGGTGGACCCGAGCTAGAGAGAAAGGCCAAGGAGGACTATAAGGACAATCCTGTTTTCAC GTTTTTGTATGATAAGAACAGCAGAGATTATCTCTACTACAGAAAGAGAGTTGCAGAATTCAGAAAGGCTTTGCCAAAACCTGAGAATACATCACATAATG TCTCCCCCCCAGTGGACGAGGAAACCCAGCAGGTGGCTGAGAAGCTGGCCAAGTTTGTGGCGGAGGGTGGCCCCGAGGTGGAAGCCATCGCTGCCGAGAACAACCGAGACAACCCTGCATTCAG TTTTTTGTATGACCACCAAAGTCCAGCCTTCCACTTCTACaaagagaaaatggaggagTATCGCCAGGCCGCAGCCTCCCAGGGCTCGTCATCTCCAGCAGCTGAGTCGGGGATAGAAGTCCAGCGACAATCTGCACCTCCGCTACCAGGGGTTCCTCCGCCTCCACCCTCACTTCCCCAGTACCCCCACCTAGCCAGTCAGGTGATCTCCACGTCTCTACCCCACAGTCAGGAGGCAGAAACCCCTCCCGTCAAACGGAAGAGGAAGAGTCGTTGGGGGTCGGAAGATGACAAAGTGGAGTTGCCCATTCCTCCCATCATCATCCCTCAGGAGGTGGATTATGTGGATCCGAAcacgccctctctctctg cCCAGGAGCTGAGGGGTCTTGGCTATAAGAAGGGGAAGCCTCTTGGTCTGGTAGGAGTGACGGAGCTGTCCGAGGACCAGAAGAAACAGCTCAAAGAACAACAAGAG ATGCAAGAGATGTATGACATGATCATGAAGCACAAGCGTGCGATGGCAGAGATGCAAGTGATGTGGGAGAAGGCCATGAGAGACCACCAACACGAGTACGACAGCGATGAAGAGGTGGACCACGAGGCAGGCACCTGGGAGCATCGCCTCCGccagatggagatggagaagacGCGGG AGTGGGCAGAGTCTCTGACGGAAATGGGTAAAGGGAAACACTTTATCGGTGACTTCTTGCCCCCCGAGGAGCTGGACAAATTCATGGAGACCTTCAAGGCTCTCAAG GAGGGCCGTGACCCAGACTATTCAGAATACAAGGAGTTCAAGTTGACGGTGGAGAATCTTGGCTTCCGAATGCTGATGAAAATGGGCTGGAAGGAAGGTGAAGGACTTGGTAATGAGGGACAAGGCATCAAGGCCCCTGTCAACAA GGGAACTACGGCTGTGAATGGGGCAGGGTTTGGAGTGGACCGCCCAGCTGAGCTCACAGGAAACGACGATGAGTACGATGCTTTTAGGAAGAGGATGATGCTTGCTTACCGCTTCAGGCCCAATCCACTG aaTAATCCACGGAGACCGTATTACTGA
- the rnf126 gene encoding E3 ubiquitin-protein ligase RNF126, whose translation MAEAPPRPCRFFCHRCSAEISPRLPDYTCPRCESGFIEELPEERSTENGSTSTASTSDQNRPSFENMDHQHLFTFPPGYGQFALGIFDENFDLRAGLPTEDNRETENRREREMASRQRYSARQPRGRHVPRRQGTRHEGVPTLEGIIQQLVNGIIAPTAMPNIGMGPWGMLHSNPMDYAWGANGLDAIITQLLNQFENTGPPPADRERIKSLPTITITEEHVGAGLECPVCKEDYSVGENVRQLPCNHLFHNDCIVPWLEQHDTCPVCRKSLSGQNTATDPPGLSGMNFSPSSSSSSSPSSPSNENAASNS comes from the exons ATGGCTGAAGCTCCCCCACGGCCCTGCCGGTTTTTCTGTCACCGATGTTCAGCAGAGATCAGTCCGCGTTTACCG GACTATACCTGTCCACGCTGTGAATCTGGCTTCATTGAGGAACTGCCTGAGGAAAGAAG TACTGAAAATGGGTCCACATCCACAGCCTCCACCAGTGATCAGAACCGGCCATCCTTTGAG AACATGGACCACCAGCACTTGTTCACGTTCCCCCCTGGGTACGGGCAGTTTGCCCTGGGGATTTTTGACGAGAACTTTGACCTTCGAGCGGGGCTGCCGACAGAAGACAACCGGGAGACAGAGAATAGGAGAGAACGGGAGATGGCGTCACGACAGCGGTACAGTGCGCGGCAACCCCGGGGTCGACACGTCCCTCGGCGGCAGGGTACGCGCCACGAAGGAGTGCCCACGTTAGAGGG AATTATCCAGCAGCTAGTAAATGGAATCATAGCACCTACAGCCATGCCAAACATTGGGATGGGACCATG GGGTATGCTGCATTCCAATCCAATGGACTATGCCTGGGGTGCCAATGGGCTTGATGCTATCATTACACAG CTATTGAACCAGTTTGAAAACACGGGTCCTCcccctgcagacagagagaggataaaGAGTTTacccaccatcaccatcacagAAGAACATGTGG GTGCTGGTTTAGAGTGTCCTGTGTGCAAAGAAGACTACAGCGTCGGGGAGAACGTTAGACAACTGCCATGCAATCATTTGTTTCACAATGACTGTATAGTACCGTGGCTGGAACAG CACGACACGTGTCCTGTGTGCAGAAAGAGTCTTAGTGGACAGAACACAGCCACAGACCCACCGGGGTTATCAGGAATGAACTTCTCGccttcctcctcgtcctcttcctcccccagtTCACCTAGCAATGAGAACGCTGCCAGCAACTCGTAG